In a single window of the Limnohabitans sp. 2KL-27 genome:
- the rplK gene encoding 50S ribosomal protein L11, with protein MAKKIVGFIKLQVPAGKANPSPPIGPALGQRGLNIMEFCKAFNAQTQGVEPGLPLPVVITAFADKSFTFIIKTPPAATLIKKSIKIDKASTKPGLEKVGKITRAQLEEIAKTKMKDLTAADLDAAVRTIAGTARSMGVNVEGV; from the coding sequence ATGGCGAAAAAAATCGTCGGCTTCATCAAGCTGCAAGTGCCAGCTGGTAAAGCCAATCCATCACCACCCATTGGTCCTGCACTGGGCCAGCGTGGTTTGAACATCATGGAATTCTGCAAGGCGTTCAACGCACAGACCCAAGGCGTCGAGCCGGGCCTGCCATTGCCTGTGGTCATCACAGCGTTTGCAGACAAATCCTTCACCTTCATCATCAAGACGCCGCCTGCAGCGACCTTGATCAAGAAGTCCATCAAGATCGACAAGGCTTCAACCAAGCCAGGTCTGGAAAAGGTTGGCAAGATCACCCGCGCTCAGCTGGAAGAAATCGCCAAGACCAAGATGAAAGACCTGACTGCTGCCGACCTGGACGCAGCTGTTCGCACCATCGCTGGTACTGCCCGTTCCATGGGCGTGAATGTGGAGGGCGTGTAA
- the secE gene encoding preprotein translocase subunit SecE — MATSEVQTVSAAGDKMRLALAGALVIAALVAFYMLAGKGGLAQWAGLLVGLAASMVVFFTSESGRQLVAFGRDAVREVKKVVWPERKEALQITAYVFAFVVVMALFLWLTDKTLEWVFYDLILGWKK; from the coding sequence ATGGCAACGTCCGAAGTTCAAACTGTGAGTGCTGCTGGTGACAAGATGCGTCTGGCTTTGGCGGGCGCATTGGTCATTGCTGCGTTGGTCGCCTTCTACATGTTGGCCGGCAAAGGCGGTTTGGCGCAGTGGGCGGGCCTGCTCGTAGGTTTGGCAGCCAGCATGGTGGTGTTCTTCACTTCCGAGTCGGGGCGTCAATTGGTGGCTTTTGGCCGTGACGCTGTTCGTGAAGTCAAAAAAGTGGTTTGGCCCGAACGCAAAGAAGCCTTGCAGATCACGGCTTATGTCTTTGCCTTTGTGGTGGTGATGGCCTTGTTCCTGTGGCTCACCGACAAAACTCTGGAATGGGTTTTTTACGATCTGATTCTTGGGTGGAAAAAGTAA
- the rplL gene encoding 50S ribosomal protein L7/L12, which produces MAFDKDAFLTALDSMTVMELNDLVKAIEEKFGVSAAAMAAPAAGGAAAGGAAAEEKTDFNVMLLEAGANKVSVIKAVREITGLGLKEAKDLVDGAPKAVKEGLPKADAEAAKKKLEEAGAKAELK; this is translated from the coding sequence ATGGCATTCGATAAAGACGCATTTTTGACCGCGCTGGACAGCATGACGGTCATGGAACTCAACGACCTGGTGAAAGCCATCGAAGAGAAGTTTGGTGTGAGCGCTGCCGCCATGGCCGCTCCTGCTGCTGGTGGTGCTGCTGCTGGTGGTGCTGCCGCTGAAGAGAAGACTGACTTCAACGTCATGCTGCTCGAAGCTGGCGCCAACAAAGTGTCCGTGATCAAGGCCGTGCGCGAAATCACCGGTCTGGGCTTGAAAGAAGCCAAAGACCTGGTCGACGGCGCACCCAAGGCTGTGAAAGAAGGCCTGCCAAAAGCTGACGCTGAAGCTGCCAAGAAGAAGCTGGAAGAAGCCGGCGCCAAGGCCGAACTCAAGTAA
- the tuf gene encoding elongation factor Tu, producing MAKEKFERTKPHVNVGTIGHVDHGKTTLTAAITTVLAAKFGGAAKAYDQIDAAPEEKARGITINTAHVEYETENRHYAHVDCPGHADYVKNMITGAAQMDGAILVCSAADGPMPQTREHILLARQVGVPYIIVFLNKCDMVDDAELLELVEMEVRELLSKYDFPGDDTPIVQGSAKLALEGDKGPLGEQAIMKLAEALDTYIPTPDRAVDGAFLMPVEDVFSISGRGTVVTGRIERGIVKVGEEIEIVGIKDTVKTTCTGVEMFRKLLDQGQAGDNVGILLRGTKREDVERGQVLCKPGSIKPHTHFTGEIYVLSKDEGGRHTPFFNNYRPQFYFRTTDVTGAIELPEGKEMVMPGDNVSITVKLINPIAMEEGLRFAIREGGRTVGAGVVAKIIA from the coding sequence ATGGCAAAAGAGAAATTCGAACGGACCAAACCCCACGTCAACGTGGGCACCATCGGTCACGTTGACCACGGCAAAACCACCCTGACTGCCGCCATCACCACCGTGTTGGCTGCCAAGTTCGGCGGTGCTGCCAAAGCGTACGACCAGATCGACGCGGCGCCCGAAGAAAAAGCCCGTGGTATCACGATCAACACCGCGCACGTCGAGTACGAGACCGAAAACCGTCACTACGCGCACGTGGACTGCCCAGGCCACGCTGACTATGTGAAGAACATGATCACTGGTGCGGCCCAGATGGACGGCGCTATTTTGGTTTGCTCCGCTGCTGACGGCCCTATGCCTCAGACCCGTGAGCACATCTTGTTGGCCCGCCAGGTGGGCGTGCCTTACATCATCGTGTTCTTGAACAAGTGCGACATGGTGGACGACGCTGAGTTGTTGGAACTGGTCGAGATGGAAGTGCGCGAGTTGTTGTCCAAGTACGACTTCCCAGGCGACGACACACCGATCGTGCAAGGCTCTGCCAAGTTGGCGCTGGAAGGCGACAAGGGTCCTTTGGGCGAGCAAGCCATCATGAAGCTGGCCGAAGCGCTGGACACTTACATCCCTACGCCTGACCGCGCAGTGGACGGCGCATTCCTGATGCCCGTGGAAGACGTGTTCTCCATCTCCGGTCGCGGCACTGTGGTGACTGGCCGTATCGAGCGCGGTATCGTCAAAGTCGGCGAAGAAATCGAAATCGTGGGCATCAAAGACACGGTCAAGACCACTTGCACAGGCGTTGAGATGTTCCGCAAGCTGCTGGACCAAGGTCAAGCCGGCGACAACGTTGGTATCTTGTTGCGCGGCACCAAGCGCGAAGACGTCGAGCGCGGCCAAGTGCTGTGCAAGCCCGGCTCGATCAAGCCCCACACCCACTTCACGGGCGAGATCTATGTCTTGTCCAAAGACGAAGGTGGCCGTCACACGCCTTTCTTCAACAACTACCGTCCTCAGTTCTACTTCCGTACGACGGACGTGACAGGCGCGATCGAATTGCCAGAAGGCAAAGAGATGGTGATGCCGGGTGACAACGTGTCGATCACTGTGAAGTTGATCAACCCCATTGCGATGGAAGAGGGCTTGCGCTTCGCCATCCGCGAAGGCGGCCGAACGGTTGGTGCTGGCGTTGTTGCCAAGATCATTGCTTAA
- the rplA gene encoding 50S ribosomal protein L1, translated as MSKLTKKQKALVGKVDSLKLYALSDALTMVKECATAKFDESIDVAVQLGIDAKKSDQVVRGAVVLPNGTGKTARVAVFAQGAKADEARAAGADVVGMDDLAARVKAGDMPFDVVIAAPDAMRVVGTLGQILGPRGLMPNPKVGTVTPDVATAVKNAKAGQVQFRVDKAGIVHGTIGRRSFDTDKLQGNLAALIEALVKAKPATSKGVYLRKVAVSSTMGVGVRVDTQSISA; from the coding sequence ATGTCCAAGCTCACTAAAAAACAAAAAGCCTTGGTTGGCAAAGTTGACAGCCTGAAGCTGTACGCGCTGTCTGACGCTTTGACCATGGTCAAAGAGTGCGCGACCGCCAAGTTCGATGAGTCCATCGACGTGGCCGTTCAACTCGGCATCGATGCCAAGAAGTCGGACCAAGTGGTTCGTGGCGCTGTCGTACTGCCCAACGGCACCGGCAAAACCGCACGTGTGGCTGTGTTCGCCCAAGGCGCCAAGGCTGATGAAGCCCGCGCAGCTGGCGCAGACGTGGTGGGCATGGACGACCTGGCCGCCCGCGTGAAAGCTGGTGACATGCCCTTCGACGTGGTGATTGCGGCCCCTGACGCGATGCGCGTGGTCGGTACTTTGGGTCAGATCCTGGGCCCACGTGGCCTGATGCCCAACCCCAAAGTCGGCACCGTCACCCCTGATGTGGCCACCGCCGTGAAAAACGCCAAGGCCGGTCAGGTCCAGTTCCGTGTGGACAAAGCCGGTATCGTGCATGGCACGATCGGTCGCCGTTCATTCGACACCGACAAGTTGCAGGGCAACTTGGCTGCTTTGATCGAAGCTTTGGTGAAAGCCAAGCCCGCTACCAGCAAAGGTGTTTACCTGCGCAAAGTGGCTGTGTCTTCGACCATGGGTGTGGGCGTTCGCGTCGACACACAATCCATCTCGGCGTGA
- the rpoB gene encoding DNA-directed RNA polymerase subunit beta: MAYSYTERKRIRKSFGSRESVLEVPYLLQMQKDAYTSFLQAGVVSSKRTHEGLQAAFKSAFPIVSHNGFVEMKFVEYNLAKPAFDVRECQTRGLTFSSAVRARVQLIIYDRDSSTSQNKVVKEVKEQEVYMGEVPLMTDKGSFIINGTERVIVSQLHRSPGVFFEHDKGKTHSSGKLLFSARIIPYRGSWLDFEFDPKDILYFRVDRRRKMPVSILLKAIGLNPESILANFFVNDNFRLMDSGAQMEFVAERLRGEVARFDITDKSGKVVVAKDKRITVRHTRELEQSGTTHISVPEDYLLGRVVARSIVEADTGEIIAKANEELTEALLKKLRTSGIQDLPCIYTNELDQGAYISQTLRIDETVDEFAARVAIYRMMRPGEPPTEDAVQALFQRLFYNPDTYDLSRVGRMKFNARVGRPDSTGPMVLTNEDILAVVKILVDLRNGNGEVDDIDHLGNRRVRCVGELAENQYRTGLARIEKAVKERLGQAEQEPLMPHDLINSKPISAALKEFFGASQLSQFMDQTNPLAEITHKRRVSALGPGGLTRERAGFEVRDVHVTHYGRVCPIETPEGPNIGLINSLALYARLNEYGFIETPYRRVVDGKVTMDIDYLSAIEEGKYVIAQANAALDKDGKLTGDLVSAREKGESILCGAERIQYMDVSPAQIVSVAASLVPFLEHDDANRALMGANMSRQAVPVLRPEKPMVGTGIERVAAVDSGTVVTATRGGIVDYVDATRIVIRVNDAEALAGEVGVDIYNLIKYQRSNQNTNIHQRPIVKRGDKLAKGDVIADGASTDLGEIAIGQNMLIAFMPWNGYNFEDSILISERVVSEDRYTSIHIEELVVMARDTKLGAEEISRDIPNLSEQQLGRLDDSGIIYVGAEVQPGDVLVGKVTPKGETTLTPEEKLLRAIFGEKASDVKDTSLRVDQGSQGTVIDVQVFTREGIVRDKRAQQIIDDELKRFRLDLNDQLRIVEADAFDRIEKLLVGRVANGGPQKLAKGTKIDKAYMASVEKFHWFDIRPAEDDVAMQLESIKNSLEQTRHSFDLSFEEKRKKLTQGDELPAGVLKMVKVYLAVKRRLQPGDKMAGRHGNKGVVSKIVPVEDMPYMADGTPADIVLNPLGVPSRMNVGQVLEVHLGWAGKGIGQRIGNMLQAETQRLEKIAELRKLFEQLYNSMGRKEDLSQLSDDEILSMAGNLKEGFPFATPVFDGAAEEEIRAMLHLAYPDDLAKAKGLTATRTQANLFDGRTGDAFDRPTTIGYMHFLKLHHLVDDKMHARSTGPYSLVTQQPLGGKAQFGGQRFGEMEVWALEAYGASYVLQEMLTVKSDDVQGRTKVYESIVKGEHSIEAGMPESFNVLVKEIRSLGLDIELERS, translated from the coding sequence ATGGCCTATTCATACACCGAACGCAAGCGAATTCGCAAAAGTTTCGGAAGCCGCGAAAGCGTGCTCGAAGTTCCTTACCTGCTGCAAATGCAAAAAGACGCTTACACGTCCTTCTTGCAAGCTGGGGTAGTTTCATCCAAACGAACACACGAAGGCTTGCAAGCCGCATTCAAGTCGGCTTTCCCGATCGTGTCCCACAATGGTTTTGTGGAGATGAAATTCGTCGAGTACAACCTGGCCAAACCAGCGTTTGATGTGCGCGAATGTCAGACCCGAGGCTTGACGTTTTCGTCGGCCGTGCGTGCTCGCGTGCAACTCATCATTTACGACCGCGACTCCTCCACCTCGCAGAACAAAGTCGTCAAGGAAGTCAAAGAGCAAGAGGTCTACATGGGCGAAGTGCCCCTGATGACCGACAAAGGCTCCTTCATCATCAACGGCACCGAGCGCGTGATCGTGTCCCAGTTGCACCGCTCGCCTGGCGTGTTCTTTGAGCACGACAAGGGCAAGACCCACAGTTCGGGAAAATTGCTGTTTTCCGCCCGCATCATCCCTTACCGCGGTTCATGGCTTGACTTCGAGTTTGACCCGAAAGACATTTTGTATTTCCGCGTCGACCGTCGTCGCAAGATGCCCGTCTCGATTTTGCTCAAGGCCATTGGCCTGAACCCAGAGTCGATCCTGGCGAACTTCTTCGTCAACGACAACTTCCGCCTGATGGACAGCGGTGCCCAAATGGAATTTGTGGCGGAACGTCTGCGCGGCGAAGTGGCCCGTTTTGACATCACCGACAAGTCCGGCAAAGTGGTGGTCGCCAAAGACAAGCGCATCACCGTGCGTCACACCCGCGAGCTCGAGCAATCGGGCACCACGCACATCAGCGTGCCTGAAGACTATTTGCTCGGTCGCGTGGTCGCGCGCAGCATTGTCGAAGCCGATACCGGCGAAATCATCGCCAAGGCCAACGAAGAGTTGACCGAGGCCTTGCTGAAAAAGCTGCGCACATCGGGCATCCAAGACCTGCCTTGCATTTACACGAACGAATTGGACCAGGGCGCGTACATTTCGCAAACTCTGCGCATCGACGAGACCGTGGACGAGTTTGCTGCACGCGTGGCCATCTACCGCATGATGCGTCCTGGCGAGCCGCCCACAGAAGATGCTGTGCAAGCCCTGTTCCAGCGCTTGTTCTACAACCCCGACACCTACGACTTGTCGCGCGTCGGTCGCATGAAGTTCAACGCCCGCGTGGGTCGCCCTGACTCCACAGGCCCCATGGTCTTGACCAACGAAGACATCTTGGCTGTGGTCAAGATTTTGGTGGACTTGCGCAACGGCAATGGCGAAGTCGATGACATCGACCACTTGGGCAACCGCCGCGTGCGTTGCGTGGGTGAATTGGCCGAAAACCAATACCGCACCGGTCTGGCCCGCATCGAGAAAGCCGTGAAAGAGCGTTTGGGTCAAGCCGAACAAGAGCCGCTGATGCCCCATGATTTGATCAACTCCAAGCCGATCTCGGCCGCGTTGAAAGAGTTCTTCGGTGCCTCGCAGTTGTCCCAGTTCATGGACCAGACCAATCCCTTGGCCGAGATCACCCACAAGCGCCGTGTTTCGGCCCTTGGCCCGGGCGGTTTGACCCGCGAGCGTGCAGGCTTTGAAGTGCGTGACGTGCACGTGACCCACTATGGTCGTGTTTGCCCGATTGAAACGCCAGAAGGCCCGAACATCGGTTTGATCAACTCGCTGGCTTTGTACGCCCGCTTGAACGAGTACGGTTTCATCGAAACCCCTTACCGTCGTGTGGTCGATGGCAAGGTCACAATGGACATCGACTACCTGTCGGCCATCGAAGAAGGCAAGTACGTCATCGCCCAGGCCAATGCGGCCTTGGACAAAGACGGCAAGCTGACCGGTGACCTCGTGTCTGCCCGTGAAAAAGGCGAATCGATTTTGTGTGGCGCCGAGCGCATCCAGTACATGGATGTGTCGCCAGCGCAGATCGTTTCGGTGGCGGCCTCTTTGGTGCCGTTCCTCGAGCACGATGACGCCAACCGCGCTTTGATGGGTGCCAACATGTCGCGCCAGGCCGTGCCTGTGTTGCGCCCTGAAAAGCCCATGGTCGGCACCGGCATCGAGCGCGTTGCAGCGGTCGACTCCGGCACCGTGGTCACCGCCACCCGTGGCGGTATCGTGGACTACGTGGACGCGACCCGCATCGTGATCCGCGTGAACGATGCGGAAGCTTTGGCCGGTGAAGTGGGTGTGGACATCTACAACCTGATCAAGTACCAGCGTTCCAACCAGAACACCAACATCCACCAGCGTCCCATCGTCAAGCGTGGCGATAAACTGGCCAAAGGTGATGTGATTGCGGATGGCGCATCGACCGACCTGGGCGAAATCGCCATTGGTCAGAACATGCTGATCGCCTTCATGCCTTGGAACGGCTACAACTTCGAAGACTCGATCTTGATTTCTGAGCGTGTGGTGTCGGAAGACCGCTACACCTCGATCCACATCGAAGAGCTCGTGGTCATGGCCCGTGACACCAAGTTGGGCGCCGAAGAAATTTCGCGCGACATCCCCAACCTGTCCGAGCAGCAGCTGGGTCGTCTGGACGACTCCGGCATCATCTACGTGGGTGCGGAAGTACAGCCCGGCGATGTGTTGGTCGGCAAGGTCACACCCAAGGGCGAGACCACACTCACGCCTGAAGAAAAACTGCTGCGCGCCATCTTCGGCGAAAAGGCCAGCGATGTGAAAGACACCTCGCTGCGTGTGGACCAGGGCTCGCAAGGCACTGTGATCGATGTGCAGGTCTTTACCCGTGAAGGCATCGTGCGCGACAAGCGTGCCCAGCAGATCATCGATGACGAACTCAAGCGTTTCCGCTTGGATCTGAACGACCAGCTGCGCATCGTGGAAGCCGACGCGTTTGACCGTATCGAAAAGCTGTTGGTGGGCCGTGTGGCCAACGGCGGCCCACAAAAGCTGGCCAAAGGCACCAAGATCGACAAGGCCTACATGGCGTCTGTCGAGAAATTCCACTGGTTCGACATTCGCCCAGCCGAAGACGATGTGGCCATGCAACTCGAGTCGATCAAGAACTCGCTGGAGCAAACCCGTCACAGCTTCGACTTGTCGTTTGAAGAAAAGCGCAAAAAGCTCACCCAAGGCGACGAGTTGCCCGCAGGCGTGCTCAAAATGGTCAAGGTGTATTTGGCCGTCAAGCGCCGCTTGCAGCCCGGTGACAAGATGGCCGGTCGTCACGGCAACAAGGGTGTGGTGTCCAAGATCGTTCCGGTCGAAGACATGCCTTATATGGCCGACGGCACCCCTGCCGACATCGTGTTGAACCCCCTGGGTGTTCCTTCACGTATGAACGTGGGTCAGGTGCTCGAAGTTCACCTGGGCTGGGCCGGTAAAGGCATTGGCCAGCGCATTGGCAACATGCTCCAGGCCGAAACCCAGCGCTTGGAAAAGATTGCCGAATTGCGCAAGTTGTTCGAGCAGTTGTACAACAGCATGGGCCGCAAAGAAGACCTGTCGCAACTGAGCGACGACGAAATCTTGTCTATGGCTGGCAACCTCAAAGAAGGTTTCCCATTTGCAACGCCCGTGTTCGACGGTGCCGCCGAAGAAGAAATCCGGGCCATGTTGCACCTGGCATACCCCGATGACTTGGCCAAGGCCAAGGGCCTCACTGCCACGCGCACCCAAGCCAATTTGTTTGACGGCCGAACAGGCGATGCCTTTGACCGCCCGACCACGATTGGCTACATGCACTTCTTGAAACTGCACCACTTGGTGGACGACAAGATGCACGCCCGTTCGACCGGTCCTTACAGCTTGGTCACGCAGCAGCCGCTGGGTGGTAAGGCGCAGTTCGGTGGTCAGCGTTTCGGCGAGATGGAGGTTTGGGCGCTGGAAGCGTATGGCGCCTCTTACGTTCTGCAAGAGATGCTCACCGTCAAGTCGGACGACGTGCAAGGCCGTACCAAGGTGTACGAGAGCATTGTCAAAGGGGAACACTCCATCGAAGCGGGCATGCCCGAGTCGTTCAACGTGCTGGTCAAGGAAATCCGTTCGCTGGGCCTTGACATCGAGCTCGAGCGTTCTTAA
- the nusG gene encoding transcription termination/antitermination protein NusG — protein MNDAVVNAPMAGSSTNPDLKWYVVHAYSGMEKAVERNIIERIARSGMETKFGRILVPTEEVVEVKNGQKRTTERKFFPGYVLVEMVMDDETWHLVKHTNKVTGFVGGAKNRPAPISEADVQKIVNQMQEGTDKPRHKVEFEVGEYIRVKEGPFTDFNGTVEEVNYERNKMRVSVTIFGRATPVELEFGQVEKT, from the coding sequence ATGAACGATGCTGTAGTCAACGCGCCGATGGCGGGCTCTTCGACCAACCCAGACCTCAAGTGGTATGTGGTCCACGCCTATTCCGGCATGGAAAAGGCGGTCGAACGCAACATCATTGAGCGCATTGCGCGCTCAGGCATGGAAACCAAATTTGGCCGCATTCTTGTTCCCACCGAAGAGGTTGTGGAAGTCAAAAACGGTCAAAAGCGCACCACCGAACGTAAATTTTTTCCTGGCTATGTGCTGGTGGAAATGGTGATGGACGACGAAACTTGGCATTTGGTGAAACACACCAACAAAGTGACCGGTTTCGTGGGCGGCGCCAAAAACCGTCCGGCCCCGATTTCTGAAGCAGATGTTCAGAAAATCGTGAACCAGATGCAAGAAGGCACAGACAAGCCGCGTCACAAGGTCGAGTTCGAAGTGGGTGAATACATCCGCGTCAAGGAAGGCCCATTCACCGATTTCAACGGCACCGTCGAAGAAGTCAATTACGAGCGCAACAAAATGCGTGTTTCCGTCACGATTTTTGGTCGTGCCACACCGGTTGAGCTGGAATTCGGTCAAGTCGAAAAAACCTGA
- the rplJ gene encoding 50S ribosomal protein L10 produces the protein MSLNRSEKEAVISEVTDLAAKAQTLVMAEYRGITVADMTNLRVKARSLGVSLSVLKNTLARRAVTGTQFEVVADQMTGPLIYGFSEDAVAAAKVVADFAKANDKLVIRAGAFAGKALDVNGVKQLASIPSKEVLLAQLCGLLMSPMSRTAVVLGALAAKKGEGEAVAA, from the coding sequence TTGAGTCTGAATCGCAGTGAGAAAGAAGCGGTCATTTCCGAAGTGACCGACCTCGCCGCTAAAGCTCAAACGCTGGTGATGGCGGAATACCGTGGCATCACGGTCGCTGACATGACAAACCTGCGCGTCAAAGCTCGCAGCCTGGGCGTTTCGCTGAGCGTGTTGAAAAACACCCTGGCCCGCCGTGCTGTGACAGGTACGCAGTTTGAAGTTGTCGCCGACCAGATGACCGGTCCGCTGATCTATGGCTTCTCTGAAGATGCAGTCGCCGCCGCGAAAGTGGTGGCCGACTTCGCGAAAGCCAACGACAAGTTGGTCATTCGCGCAGGTGCATTTGCAGGCAAGGCCTTGGACGTCAACGGCGTGAAGCAATTGGCAAGCATCCCTTCGAAAGAAGTTTTGTTGGCTCAGTTGTGTGGCTTGCTGATGTCGCCAATGTCCCGCACCGCTGTGGTGTTGGGCGCTCTGGCGGCCAAAAAAGGCGAAGGCGAAGCTGTTGCCGCTTAA